One window of Bdellovibrionales bacterium genomic DNA carries:
- the flgL gene encoding flagellar hook-associated protein FlgL, translating into MSYNQVNQNLTKNRSEMNELQNQAATQKRINKPSDDPLSSARVLAARTEERGNQQYIKNINNVKSFLEFSDQSLSELSEILMRAKELAISQANDASGNEQSREVTASEVEQIYNQSIQIGNRKLGERYIFGGSKTQTAPFNQSGEYFGNDGDMKIGIHKDSFVAMNMPGDKVFLGKGLSGDGIVRSRYETPKTAEDVQEFKHQEIERKEKNQEFEENYVQTRAPASAYRAQRIGAPAKDPVTNGAGVNVFETLKGLEISLRTNDKSGIQESLDTLDQAISQVVLARSEVGARVMAVNSTAESLQKAIVDNKTTASQLEDVELFDVVSNINKTDSALRATLETSGKVIQPSLLDFLK; encoded by the coding sequence ATGTCATACAATCAAGTGAATCAGAATCTGACGAAGAATCGTTCAGAGATGAATGAATTGCAGAATCAAGCGGCCACTCAGAAACGTATCAACAAGCCTTCGGATGATCCCTTGTCTTCAGCCCGTGTCCTCGCGGCGCGAACGGAAGAGCGTGGCAATCAGCAGTACATTAAAAACATCAATAACGTAAAATCCTTCTTGGAGTTCTCGGATCAGTCCCTGAGTGAACTCAGCGAGATCTTGATGCGCGCGAAAGAACTCGCGATCAGTCAGGCCAATGATGCCAGCGGTAATGAACAGTCCCGCGAAGTGACGGCTTCAGAGGTCGAGCAGATCTACAATCAGTCGATCCAAATCGGAAACCGCAAACTCGGTGAAAGATATATCTTCGGTGGCTCAAAGACTCAGACGGCGCCTTTTAATCAGTCCGGCGAGTACTTCGGTAACGACGGAGACATGAAGATCGGGATCCACAAAGACTCTTTCGTGGCGATGAATATGCCTGGCGACAAGGTCTTTTTGGGTAAAGGCCTCAGCGGTGATGGCATTGTTCGCTCCCGTTATGAAACTCCGAAAACGGCCGAAGACGTCCAAGAATTCAAGCATCAAGAGATCGAGCGTAAAGAGAAAAACCAAGAGTTCGAGGAGAACTATGTTCAAACTCGTGCTCCGGCCAGTGCCTACCGCGCTCAGCGCATCGGGGCTCCAGCTAAGGATCCGGTGACCAACGGGGCGGGAGTGAATGTGTTTGAGACCCTGAAGGGGTTGGAGATCTCGTTACGTACCAATGACAAATCGGGGATTCAGGAAAGCTTGGATACCTTGGACCAGGCTATTTCTCAGGTGGTCCTCGCCCGTTCTGAGGTCGGGGCTCGTGTGATGGCCGTGAATAGTACGGCGGAGTCCCTGCAAAAAGCGATTGTAGATAACAAAACGACGGCTTCCCAGCTGGAAGACGTGGAATTATTCGATGTTGTGTCTAACATTAACAAGACTGATAGCGCCCTGCGCGCAACTCTCGAGACTTCTGGCAAGGTTATTCAACCAAGCCTTCTTGACTTTCTAAAATAG
- the csrA gene encoding carbon storage regulator CsrA, producing the protein MLVLTRKLGESIAIDDHIKIRVVQIKGKQVRLGIEAPKDTKIHREEVYLAIQEQNQQSATVSSDKTRSVAKLLKP; encoded by the coding sequence ATGTTGGTTCTCACAAGGAAGTTGGGTGAAAGCATCGCGATTGATGATCACATCAAGATTCGCGTTGTACAAATCAAGGGCAAACAGGTCCGTCTCGGGATCGAAGCGCCTAAAGATACCAAAATCCATCGCGAAGAAGTTTATTTGGCGATTCAAGAGCAGAATCAGCAATCGGCTACTGTTTCCTCTGACAAAACTCGTTCAGTCGCAAAACTGTTAAAACCTTAA
- a CDS encoding flagellar assembly protein FliW produces MIINTSRFGRVELQNNDVLTFPEGLLGFADLRQFVLLDDPSDEIFAWLQSCESAHIAFPVLEPELFTETYKVTLTKSDLEALKLQTQEKARYFSIVTIPDDPTQMTANLKAPIVVNVAEKVARQCVLQDNNLAIREPIFAKLQQRVVQNPSISIKNQSAGMDVAIKLGGKSPDQSL; encoded by the coding sequence GTGATCATCAATACTTCCAGATTTGGCCGAGTTGAATTGCAAAACAACGATGTTTTGACTTTTCCAGAGGGCCTTTTGGGATTTGCAGATCTTCGCCAGTTCGTTCTCCTCGATGATCCAAGCGACGAAATCTTTGCTTGGCTTCAAAGCTGTGAATCAGCTCACATTGCATTCCCAGTCTTGGAACCGGAACTTTTCACTGAAACTTACAAAGTCACTCTTACGAAGAGTGACCTTGAGGCTTTGAAACTTCAGACTCAGGAAAAGGCTCGTTACTTCTCAATCGTGACGATTCCAGATGATCCAACTCAAATGACTGCCAACTTGAAAGCTCCTATCGTGGTGAATGTGGCTGAAAAAGTCGCTCGTCAGTGTGTGCTTCAAGATAATAATTTGGCGATCCGCGAGCCGATCTTCGCCAAGCTTCAGCAACGTGTGGTTCAAAACCCATCTATCTCCATTAAGAATCAATCTGCGGGGATGGACGTGGCAATCAAGCTGGGCGGCAAATCCCCAGATCAGTCTCTATAG
- a CDS encoding TetR/AcrR family transcriptional regulator, whose translation MNKKKSTSTVEPRKEPKQERSRQTYQVILQGASKIIRKFGVQKFSTNKVAEESGVSIGSLYQYFPSKEAVIAALIDQTFEYEYGRLKVRLSEISPKLGAREVITQLFSHYYKVNSEDLSFRKVMIGAVSIVDKNNEALKFHRTMAELILDFMKEHYGVNKTGKDYETTLFIVQYMLRATALSSVDENIDQIDIDQLVEELTETLMNFIKVPAEYRERMS comes from the coding sequence ATGAACAAAAAAAAGTCCACATCGACGGTTGAGCCACGTAAAGAGCCTAAACAAGAGCGCTCTCGGCAGACCTATCAAGTGATCTTGCAAGGCGCGTCAAAAATCATTCGCAAATTCGGTGTGCAAAAGTTCAGTACCAATAAGGTGGCTGAAGAGTCGGGTGTGAGCATTGGCTCTCTTTATCAGTATTTTCCCTCCAAAGAGGCCGTGATAGCGGCTTTGATCGATCAGACCTTTGAGTATGAGTATGGCCGTTTGAAAGTGCGCCTCAGTGAGATCTCGCCAAAATTGGGAGCACGTGAGGTTATCACGCAGCTATTTTCTCATTACTACAAAGTGAACTCTGAGGATCTGTCTTTCCGCAAAGTGATGATTGGGGCTGTGTCGATTGTTGATAAAAACAACGAGGCTTTGAAGTTTCACCGAACGATGGCAGAACTGATTCTGGATTTTATGAAAGAGCATTACGGCGTGAACAAAACGGGGAAGGACTACGAGACGACCCTGTTCATCGTGCAGTACATGCTTCGTGCGACGGCTTTGTCTTCTGTTGATGAGAATATTGATCAAATTGACATAGATCAGCTTGTCGAAGAGCTCACCGAGACATTGATGAATTTCATAAAAGTTCCTGCTGAATACCGCGAGCGCATGTCCTAA
- a CDS encoding methyltransferase domain-containing protein has product MSQDAWNPKQYEKFKEERSQPFFDLMNLLETPRSRIKVIDLGCGTGELTAELHHFIRADQTTGLDSSEQMLAKAQVFAENNLNFVKGDIQTWSPSEDYDIIFSNAALQWCGEQHALFARLTKALHAGGQLCVQMPMNHDYPTHTLAATMSLEQKWRDLLANPYDKTATMLTPEEYAHMMYKLGFQRQKVFVNVYGHVLESREGVIEWVKGTMLTHFQKQLSEADFAAFMNEYKQRLFAILPDEKPFFYPFKRIFIWGRL; this is encoded by the coding sequence ATGTCACAAGATGCCTGGAATCCAAAACAATACGAAAAGTTTAAAGAGGAAAGGTCTCAGCCTTTCTTCGATCTTATGAACCTTCTCGAAACTCCACGCTCACGCATCAAGGTCATCGATCTTGGCTGCGGCACCGGAGAGCTCACGGCGGAGCTTCATCACTTCATTCGCGCCGATCAAACCACGGGGCTTGATTCTTCTGAGCAGATGCTCGCGAAGGCGCAGGTCTTTGCCGAGAATAATCTGAACTTCGTGAAGGGGGATATTCAAACGTGGTCGCCGAGCGAAGACTACGACATCATCTTTTCAAACGCGGCTCTGCAGTGGTGTGGTGAGCAGCACGCGTTGTTCGCGCGATTGACGAAAGCTCTGCATGCGGGCGGGCAGCTCTGTGTGCAGATGCCGATGAATCACGATTACCCGACGCACACTCTGGCGGCGACGATGAGCCTGGAGCAAAAGTGGCGCGATCTGCTAGCGAATCCTTACGATAAAACCGCGACGATGCTGACGCCGGAAGAGTATGCGCACATGATGTACAAGTTGGGATTCCAGCGCCAGAAAGTTTTCGTGAACGTGTATGGCCACGTGCTTGAATCTCGCGAAGGCGTGATTGAGTGGGTGAAGGGCACGATGCTCACGCATTTCCAAAAGCAGTTGTCGGAAGCCGACTTCGCAGCCTTCATGAACGAGTACAAGCAACGTCTGTTTGCGATCCTTCCCGACGAGAAACCGTTTTTCTATCCGTTCAAGCGGATTTTTATCTGGGGCCGGTTGTAA
- a CDS encoding DNA recombination protein RmuC: protein MLSIVLAFFAGALLTAAAAWVLYRIKQQSFDLQNDFTAKSLQQLQQQQSELQSKMSQQFENMAHKIFEEKSSKFTTQNMQNLTTVLEPLKERIKDFEKKVEDTYGHERSERGALRGELTKLMELNRLMSSETSNLTKALKGEVKTQGNWGELILENILERSGLRKGEEYIIQGTGMDLRDDDGNVLRPDVIVNLPDGKHLIVDSKMTLTAYEAYSAATTPEEQERMGKLHVESLKKHIAGLSDKKYYALDKLVTPDFVILFMPLEPAFALAFKLQPDLFQSSWDKQVAVVSPTTLLTTLRTVAALWKQDRQQKNALDIAKRGGALYDKFVGLVKDIEALGDKLTAAQKAHDDVMGKLATGKGNLIRQVDELKAMGAKTEKSLPQIEG, encoded by the coding sequence ATGTTATCGATCGTGTTAGCCTTTTTTGCCGGAGCCCTTCTCACCGCCGCTGCTGCGTGGGTTCTCTATCGAATCAAGCAACAGAGCTTCGATTTGCAAAACGATTTTACCGCAAAAAGCCTTCAACAATTGCAGCAGCAACAAAGTGAGTTGCAAAGCAAGATGTCTCAACAGTTCGAAAACATGGCTCATAAGATCTTTGAAGAAAAGAGCTCCAAGTTCACCACTCAAAACATGCAAAATCTGACAACGGTTTTAGAACCCCTCAAAGAGCGTATCAAAGATTTCGAAAAGAAGGTCGAAGACACTTACGGCCACGAGCGCTCTGAACGCGGCGCCCTCCGCGGTGAATTAACAAAGCTCATGGAATTGAACCGTTTGATGTCGAGCGAGACCTCCAATTTGACGAAAGCTCTGAAGGGCGAAGTCAAAACCCAAGGTAATTGGGGCGAATTGATCCTCGAAAACATTCTTGAGCGCTCAGGCCTTCGCAAAGGCGAAGAGTACATCATCCAAGGCACAGGCATGGACCTGCGCGACGACGACGGCAACGTGCTAAGACCCGACGTGATCGTGAATCTTCCAGACGGCAAGCACTTGATCGTCGACTCGAAGATGACTCTGACGGCCTACGAAGCTTATTCCGCAGCAACGACTCCTGAGGAGCAAGAGCGCATGGGTAAGTTGCACGTAGAATCTTTGAAAAAGCACATCGCAGGTTTAAGTGATAAGAAGTACTACGCCCTCGACAAACTCGTGACTCCGGATTTCGTGATTCTGTTCATGCCACTAGAACCAGCCTTCGCCTTGGCGTTTAAACTGCAGCCAGACTTGTTCCAATCTTCTTGGGATAAGCAAGTCGCGGTGGTAAGCCCTACGACCCTTCTCACGACTCTCAGAACTGTGGCAGCGTTGTGGAAACAAGATCGCCAACAGAAGAATGCGCTTGATATCGCGAAACGCGGCGGCGCTCTCTATGACAAATTCGTAGGCCTCGTAAAAGACATCGAAGCTCTCGGCGACAAGTTGACGGCGGCCCAAAAAGCTCACGACGACGTGATGGGAAAACTCGCGACTGGCAAGGGTAATCTTATTCGCCAAGTGGATGAGTTGAAAGCAATGGGCGCGAAGACTGAAAAGTCATTGCCGCAGATTGAGGGATAA
- a CDS encoding 1,4-dihydroxy-2-naphthoate polyprenyltransferase yields the protein MQSIKNWLMAFRPKTLTACLVPVVVGTALVKAMHLPIDGEVVLYALLASFLIQIGTNLVNDAVDFKKGADTEKRIGPQRVTQSGLFSYRQVMFGAGLCFLLAVLCGVPLVMKGGTAIIVIGILSVLMGYGYTMGPMPLAYFGLGDLFVIIFFGLIAVMGTFYLHTHEWTFQSFWLGLQIGFHATVLIAINNLRDADQDRTVNKRTLAVRMGKSFARYEIAALAFAPFVMNAYWWTVDYKTAALIPLLTLPLALVVTKNVFQTEPGSVYNKFLGQSALLHLSFGLLLSLGLFLE from the coding sequence ATGCAAAGTATCAAAAATTGGCTCATGGCATTCCGTCCAAAAACTCTCACCGCTTGTTTAGTTCCTGTTGTCGTAGGGACGGCACTGGTGAAAGCGATGCATCTTCCCATCGATGGCGAAGTCGTGCTTTACGCTCTGCTCGCGAGTTTTCTGATTCAAATCGGCACGAACTTAGTCAATGACGCCGTGGATTTCAAAAAGGGCGCGGATACGGAAAAACGTATTGGCCCTCAGCGCGTGACTCAGTCGGGGCTTTTCTCGTATCGCCAAGTGATGTTCGGAGCGGGGCTTTGTTTCTTGCTCGCGGTTCTTTGCGGAGTTCCGCTTGTGATGAAAGGCGGCACTGCAATTATTGTTATTGGGATTCTGTCGGTGTTGATGGGCTATGGTTACACCATGGGGCCGATGCCGTTGGCATATTTTGGTCTTGGTGATTTGTTCGTAATTATTTTCTTTGGCCTGATTGCTGTGATGGGAACCTTCTATCTGCACACGCACGAGTGGACCTTCCAATCGTTCTGGTTGGGGCTGCAAATTGGCTTTCATGCAACGGTTTTGATTGCGATCAATAACCTTCGTGATGCTGACCAGGACCGGACCGTGAATAAGCGAACCCTGGCAGTTCGCATGGGGAAAAGCTTTGCTCGTTACGAGATCGCAGCCCTCGCTTTTGCTCCGTTTGTGATGAATGCGTATTGGTGGACGGTGGACTATAAGACGGCGGCTTTGATTCCACTTTTGACCTTGCCTTTAGCCCTGGTCGTTACAAAAAACGTATTTCAAACTGAGCCTGGCTCAGTTTACAATAAGTTCTTAGGACAGTCCGCGCTTTTGCATTTATCATTTGGATTGCTCCTTAGCTTAGGACTTTTCTTAGAATGA
- a CDS encoding AMP-binding protein gives MGSTKTSLNPDVIDWQSTENSALLNPRWTEAERDALFEVAQTVSERRGLQGHLWLATSGSTSESVGYIKLVALSKQAFLASAKSVNQHLNATPSDTWLQVLPRFHVGGLGVEVRAMLSGSKVVSDFEKWNPLRIHKLMTENKITIASMVPTQVFDLVQAELKSPSSLRAVIVGGGALNESLYHSARLLGWPLLPSYGMTETCSQIATASLATLKSEKMPLAQRLSHAEWRATPEGLLQVRGPSLLTCYGQLQKDGQIRDWDPKDDGWLETEDFVILENDTVRFSGRKNDFIKIGGEGSSMGRLREIFDRVVATMDASVSQQVLLADAPSERLGSEIHLITTMQNKNDFISQLQENFNREVLPFERIREVKYISTIPRSDLGKVLWVQLKRNLYGH, from the coding sequence ATGGGCTCAACTAAAACTTCGCTAAATCCAGATGTGATCGATTGGCAGAGCACTGAGAACTCAGCTCTTCTGAATCCGCGCTGGACAGAGGCTGAGAGAGACGCACTTTTTGAAGTCGCGCAAACGGTGAGTGAGCGCCGTGGATTGCAAGGCCATCTTTGGCTTGCCACATCGGGATCGACCTCTGAATCTGTGGGCTACATCAAGCTCGTCGCTCTTTCTAAGCAGGCTTTTCTTGCATCAGCAAAATCCGTGAATCAGCATCTGAATGCCACTCCGTCAGATACTTGGTTGCAAGTCCTGCCACGTTTTCACGTCGGCGGCTTGGGTGTTGAAGTGCGTGCGATGCTTTCTGGGAGCAAAGTCGTTTCGGATTTTGAAAAGTGGAATCCGCTGCGGATTCATAAGCTCATGACGGAAAATAAAATCACCATTGCCTCGATGGTGCCGACTCAAGTGTTTGATTTGGTTCAGGCCGAGTTGAAGTCGCCATCAAGTCTGCGCGCTGTGATTGTCGGCGGTGGAGCTTTGAATGAAAGTCTTTACCACTCAGCGCGCTTGCTCGGCTGGCCCTTGTTGCCAAGTTATGGAATGACGGAGACTTGCTCGCAGATCGCGACGGCGTCTTTGGCGACGTTGAAATCTGAAAAGATGCCGCTGGCGCAAAGATTGAGTCACGCTGAATGGCGCGCAACTCCTGAAGGGCTTTTGCAGGTGCGTGGGCCTTCGTTATTGACTTGTTATGGCCAGCTTCAGAAAGATGGACAGATCCGCGACTGGGATCCAAAAGATGACGGCTGGCTCGAGACCGAAGATTTTGTCATTCTTGAAAACGACACCGTTCGCTTTTCAGGACGCAAAAATGATTTCATCAAAATCGGCGGAGAAGGCAGTTCCATGGGCCGCCTGCGCGAGATCTTTGATCGCGTCGTTGCAACGATGGATGCGAGTGTCAGCCAGCAGGTCTTGCTTGCAGATGCACCGTCAGAACGTCTGGGCAGCGAGATTCATTTAATTACGACAATGCAAAATAAGAATGATTTCATTTCTCAGTTACAGGAAAACTTCAACCGTGAAGTGCTGCCCTTTGAAAGAATCCGTGAAGTAAAGTATATTTCTACTATTCCCCGTTCTGATTTGGGAAAGGTTCTTTGGGTGCAATTGAAAAGGAATTTATATGGCCATTGA
- a CDS encoding (2Fe-2S) ferredoxin domain-containing protein, producing MAIEKQENAWSDAVVLICEKCGKSLDGLKLKEEGNASENLKKYLKSQMKELGHGKQIRVINSGCLDICIKNEVAVSYNPVDSHKHPQQTFTVHPEEDREQLLKYLVGTLKK from the coding sequence ATGGCCATTGAAAAACAAGAAAACGCCTGGTCCGATGCCGTCGTATTGATCTGCGAAAAGTGCGGTAAAAGCCTTGATGGTTTGAAGCTCAAAGAAGAGGGCAATGCCTCTGAGAACTTGAAAAAATATCTCAAGAGCCAAATGAAAGAGCTCGGTCATGGCAAACAAATCCGCGTCATCAATTCCGGCTGTTTGGATATTTGCATTAAGAATGAAGTGGCCGTGAGCTACAATCCGGTGGATTCACACAAGCATCCCCAACAGACTTTCACGGTTCATCCCGAAGAAGATCGCGAGCAGTTATTAAAATATCTCGTTGGTACTTTGAAGAAATAA
- a CDS encoding transporter substrate-binding domain-containing protein codes for MRICLLVLTSLVLLAGAAFAKTKTLYYGVANETNLPFVEVDYSNGRAEVTGGILKKLADALTNELNLKPGIILLPQKRVGPDLVSGELGIVCFVHQSWFPPELTNQLLWSDELTSNTNLITTIKGKPVSKIEDLFGKQVGAIVNYYYKKMDPYFESGKITKETGPSTASNIQKLLHGRMEYMIISNLEYDFYKKKNPELRSYDLGLDTVKVKCALSKKAGIELGELNKAIAALKKNGTLDKIFKP; via the coding sequence ATGCGGATCTGTTTACTTGTGCTGACATCCTTGGTTCTGCTCGCTGGCGCTGCGTTTGCCAAAACAAAGACGCTCTATTACGGAGTCGCTAACGAGACCAATCTGCCATTTGTGGAAGTGGATTACAGCAACGGCCGCGCCGAAGTCACCGGTGGGATTCTCAAAAAACTCGCCGACGCCCTTACTAACGAACTCAATCTAAAGCCCGGTATTATTCTTCTCCCGCAAAAACGTGTAGGGCCCGATCTTGTCTCTGGCGAGCTCGGAATCGTTTGCTTCGTTCACCAATCCTGGTTCCCGCCCGAGCTGACCAATCAGCTTCTTTGGAGTGATGAACTGACTTCCAACACCAATCTTATTACCACGATCAAAGGAAAGCCAGTCAGCAAAATCGAAGACCTCTTCGGCAAACAGGTTGGCGCCATCGTTAATTACTACTACAAAAAAATGGATCCCTACTTTGAAAGCGGAAAGATTACCAAAGAAACCGGCCCCAGCACTGCGAGCAATATTCAAAAACTCCTTCATGGGCGCATGGAGTACATGATTATCTCTAACTTGGAATATGATTTTTATAAAAAGAAAAATCCCGAATTGCGTTCCTACGACTTAGGATTGGACACCGTCAAAGTAAAATGTGCGCTGTCTAAAAAAGCCGGGATCGAACTTGGCGAATTGAACAAAGCTATTGCCGCCCTGAAAAAGAACGGCACACTCGACAAGATTTTTAAGCCTTAA
- a CDS encoding AI-2E family transporter, which yields MTDSQKWLTLVLIAVTGGLIYLLAPILMPFVVGFLLAYLGNPLVERLSRWKLPRVLSVTIVFAGITLVLLILIGILVPLIRDQIIYLNTKMPDFVKWINTQAIPWIRKTFQVDLMHFDVETLTTMLTNSWQEAGSVAGQVITRVAQGGMAIVGTLASVALIPVVAFYLMLDWQKLMTSFYELLPRQIEGNVRTIAGEIDEVLGAFFRGQFIVMICLSLVYALGLKVVGLDIAVIVGLIAGLGSIIPYFGFTIGIVIATIAAIFQFQDFLPVVWVWTVFGIGQIIEGWVLIPYLVGNKVGLHPVAVIFAILAGGQLFGFFGMLLAIPAASVIVVLMRHVRRKYFASPLYK from the coding sequence ATGACAGATTCACAAAAGTGGCTCACCTTGGTCCTCATCGCAGTTACCGGCGGTTTGATTTATCTTCTTGCGCCGATCTTGATGCCATTTGTAGTAGGCTTTTTGCTGGCTTACCTCGGAAACCCTCTTGTTGAACGCTTGAGCCGCTGGAAACTTCCCCGCGTGCTTTCCGTCACTATCGTTTTTGCTGGAATCACACTCGTCTTGTTAATCTTGATCGGTATCTTGGTTCCGTTGATTCGCGATCAGATCATCTACCTCAATACAAAAATGCCGGATTTCGTGAAGTGGATTAACACCCAAGCGATTCCTTGGATTCGAAAAACATTCCAGGTCGATCTCATGCATTTCGATGTTGAGACTCTGACGACAATGCTGACCAACTCTTGGCAAGAGGCCGGCTCTGTCGCCGGTCAAGTGATCACTCGTGTCGCTCAAGGTGGTATGGCCATCGTGGGAACGTTGGCGAGTGTGGCGCTAATTCCGGTTGTAGCATTTTACCTAATGCTCGACTGGCAAAAATTGATGACCTCTTTCTATGAACTTTTACCTCGACAAATTGAAGGCAACGTCAGAACCATCGCCGGCGAAATCGACGAGGTTCTTGGCGCGTTTTTCCGGGGACAATTTATCGTGATGATCTGCTTGAGCCTCGTGTATGCGTTGGGCTTGAAGGTTGTCGGGCTTGATATCGCAGTCATTGTCGGCTTGATTGCGGGCCTTGGCAGCATCATTCCTTACTTCGGCTTTACGATTGGTATTGTGATCGCAACGATAGCCGCGATCTTTCAGTTCCAGGATTTTCTGCCGGTGGTATGGGTTTGGACAGTGTTTGGCATTGGACAGATCATCGAGGGCTGGGTTTTGATCCCTTACTTGGTAGGAAATAAAGTGGGTCTGCATCCCGTGGCTGTGATCTTTGCGATTCTTGCAGGTGGCCAGCTGTTCGGTTTCTTCGGAATGCTCCTCGCAATTCCAGCAGCCTCTGTGATCGTTGTCTTGATGAGACACGTTCGCCGTAAATATTTCGCGAGCCCCCTTTATAAGTAA
- a CDS encoding YkgJ family cysteine cluster protein → MSKAETKNEWWRAGVQFQCQGSGQCCTSHGEFGFVFMTLEDRKRMAKVLKMRTSEFTKKYCEKTGGIYHLIEEKGKPDCMFLEGKRCGVYEGRPTQCRTWPFWPEVMEAKAWKKDVVEFCPGVGKGKIWSGDEIEKILNEQIKSEKGFGK, encoded by the coding sequence ATGTCTAAAGCTGAAACTAAAAATGAATGGTGGAGAGCCGGAGTCCAATTTCAATGCCAGGGCTCGGGCCAATGTTGCACATCGCACGGCGAGTTTGGCTTCGTCTTCATGACTCTTGAAGACCGCAAGCGCATGGCCAAAGTTTTAAAAATGCGCACTTCTGAATTCACAAAAAAATACTGTGAAAAAACCGGCGGCATCTATCATCTGATCGAGGAAAAAGGCAAACCAGATTGCATGTTCCTTGAAGGCAAACGCTGCGGCGTCTATGAAGGCCGACCTACCCAATGCCGTACTTGGCCGTTCTGGCCTGAAGTGATGGAAGCCAAAGCGTGGAAGAAAGACGTTGTCGAATTCTGCCCGGGCGTCGGCAAAGGAAAAATTTGGTCTGGCGATGAAATCGAAAAGATCCTGAACGAACAAATCAAAAGCGAAAAAGGGTTTGGTAAATGA
- a CDS encoding acyl-CoA thioesterase, with protein MSLKFKTQIRIKFREADPAQIMYFANVFSLAHDTFEEFIVAAGYKYREWFSPNEHLIPIRHVEADYKAPFVPGQTYDVTATVEHMGSTSFKMKYLFEQNGRLHATVHMVHAVLDPKTKDKMPLPEIMKQRLSPYLEAPANV; from the coding sequence ATGAGCCTAAAATTCAAGACCCAAATCCGCATTAAGTTCCGTGAGGCCGATCCAGCCCAAATCATGTATTTCGCTAACGTTTTTAGCCTCGCCCATGACACTTTTGAGGAGTTTATTGTGGCTGCCGGTTACAAGTACCGCGAATGGTTCAGCCCAAACGAACATCTCATCCCGATTCGTCACGTGGAGGCGGACTACAAAGCCCCCTTTGTTCCAGGGCAAACCTATGATGTGACAGCCACGGTGGAGCACATGGGTAGCACCTCTTTCAAGATGAAATACCTGTTTGAGCAGAACGGTCGCTTGCATGCAACCGTCCATATGGTTCATGCTGTCTTGGATCCTAAAACCAAAGACAAAATGCCGTTGCCTGAGATCATGAAGCAACGCCTGAGTCCTTACCTTGAGGCGCCTGCAAATGTCTAA
- a CDS encoding polyprenyl synthetase family protein, with protein MQRNVIDLKVYDSKDFPAYLPKLNSLYDDLFSGGKGFRAKMIWMMSDSLRLASKTELLLAQTIEFIHNASLLHDDLVDRSHLRRGKTTAWMKYTPEYAVLAGDYLLARVMVNLSSFGNIKLVAYTSQVISDLLEGEWLQDSVVGDFFVTLDQLDRIHNLKTASLFKWCLRAPFIALERYDDDLHRTLEEMGTILGQLFQRSDDLLDYDIRNYEGKAILGDLKSGYLNSFGAFVCAGLTRHQIDQVVRSRDMDSFYNSIGGKAYFDEKLKAFDAANEKLIQLYFHHMDRLKPHLRPGEEKLFTYLNPLTDLLYWRKKPS; from the coding sequence TTGCAGCGCAATGTCATAGATCTCAAAGTCTACGATTCAAAGGACTTTCCAGCCTATCTTCCCAAATTGAATTCGCTTTATGACGACTTGTTCAGTGGCGGCAAAGGCTTCCGCGCAAAAATGATCTGGATGATGAGCGATTCTTTGAGACTCGCTTCAAAAACCGAGCTGCTTTTAGCGCAGACGATTGAGTTCATCCATAACGCCTCTCTTTTGCATGATGACTTAGTGGACCGTTCCCACCTTCGCCGTGGTAAAACGACGGCGTGGATGAAGTACACTCCGGAGTACGCGGTGCTTGCGGGTGATTATTTGCTCGCCCGCGTGATGGTGAACCTTTCAAGCTTCGGCAATATCAAGCTCGTCGCTTACACCTCGCAGGTCATTTCCGATTTGCTCGAAGGGGAGTGGTTACAGGACTCCGTCGTCGGCGACTTCTTCGTGACTCTCGATCAGCTCGATCGCATTCATAATCTGAAAACGGCGTCGTTGTTTAAATGGTGCTTGCGTGCGCCGTTTATCGCGCTGGAGCGCTATGACGATGATCTTCATCGCACGCTTGAAGAAATGGGTACCATTCTCGGTCAGCTTTTCCAGCGCAGCGATGATTTGCTCGATTACGATATTCGTAACTACGAAGGCAAAGCGATCTTAGGAGATTTAAAATCGGGCTACTTGAATTCCTTTGGCGCTTTCGTTTGCGCGGGCCTGACTCGTCACCAGATCGACCAAGTGGTGCGTTCTCGTGATATGGATTCTTTCTATAACAGCATTGGTGGCAAGGCTTACTTTGATGAGAAGCTAAAAGCATTCGATGCGGCTAATGAAAAGCTGATTCAGTTGTATTTCCATCACATGGACCGTTTGAAGCCTCACTTGCGTCCTGGCGAAGAAAAGCTTTTCACCTATTTGAATCCTCTGACGGATCTTCTCTACTGGAGAAAGAAACCATCGTGA